The Impatiens glandulifera chromosome 3, dImpGla2.1, whole genome shotgun sequence genome contains a region encoding:
- the LOC124932251 gene encoding protein C2-DOMAIN ABA-RELATED 4-like: MDELMGLLRVQVKRCYNLPVGDTKSSDPYVVIQMGQQKLRTNVVRKDVNPKWEDEDLTFSISEPNLPIKLTVYDYDTFNKDDKMGDAVFDIQYFVEAMKMDLRGIPAGTVIARIKPSRENSLAGESCIRLTSDGNVVQDMILRLRNAEECGEVEISLSWIDVPATMVI, translated from the exons ATGGATGAACTGATGGGTCTCTTACGCGTCCAAGTAAAACGCTGTTATAATCTCCCCGTTGGCGATACCAAAAGCAGCGATCCTTATGTAGTCATCCAGATGGGTCAACAG AAACTGAGGACAAACGTAGTGAGGAAGGATGTCAATCCCAAATGGGAAGATGAAGATTTAACCTTTTCCATTTCAGAACCCAATCTCCCAATCAAGTTG ACAGTGTATGACTACGACACTTTTAACAAAGATGACAAAATGGGAGATGCAGTTTTCGACATACAATACTTTGTTGAAGCCATGAAGATGGATCTAAGAGGCATTCCCGCCGGAACTGTCATAGCAAGAATCAAACCGTCGAGGGAAAACTCTCTCGCCGGAGAGAGCTGCATTAGGTTGACGTCGGACGGAAATGTTGTCCAAGATATGATTCTTAGGTTGAGAAACGCTGAAGAATGTGGTGAAGTTGAAATCTCCCTTAGCTGGATTGATGTTCCTGCTACTatggttatttga
- the LOC124931190 gene encoding phosphomethylethanolamine N-methyltransferase-like, translated as MASQGQEREVQKSYWIEHSAELTVEAMMLDSKAADLDKEERPEVLSLLPPYAGKSILELGAGIGRFTGELAKEAGEVLALDFIESMIKKNESINGHYKNVKFMCADVTSPDLDIPAESMDIIFSNWLLMYLSDIEVENLVERMVKWLKVGGFIFFRESCFHQSGDHKRKNNPTHYREPRYYTKVFKECHFRDDSGSSFELSLISCKCIGAYVRNKKNQNQICWSWKKVDSENDRGFQQFLDNVQYKCSGILRYERVFGQGFISTGGVETTKEFVAKLDLKPGQKVLDVGCGIGGGDFYMAENFDVHVIGLDLSVNMISFALERAIGLKCAVEFEVADCTKKTYPDNTFDVIYSRDTILHIQDKPALFKSFYKWLKPGGKVLISDYCKSQGKPSTEFADYIKQRGYDLHDVETYGQMLKDAGFEDVIAEDRTDQFLKVLQKELDEVEKEKDAFIQDFSEDDYKDIVGGWNSKLVRSSKGEQKWGLFIALKK; from the exons ATGGCTTCTCAAG GACAAGAACGTGAGGTTCAAAAAAGCTACTGGATTGAGCATTCTGCTGAACTCACTGTCGAGGCCATGATGCTCGACTCAAAAGCTGCAGATCTTGACAAAGAGGAGAGACCTGAG GTGCTATCATTGCTACCACCTTATGCAGGTAAATCCATCCTGGAATTGGGAGCTGGGATTGGTCGTTTTACTGGTGAGCTAGCTAAGGAAGCTGGTGAGGTTTTGGCCCTTGATTTTATTGAGAGCATGATAAAGAAG AATGAGAGCATCAATGGGCACTACAAAAATGTGAAATTCATGTGTGCTGATGTGACATCTCCTGATCTGGATATTCCTGCTGAATCCATGGATATTATATTCTCAAACTGGCTATTGATGTATCTGTCTGATATCGAG GTGGAGAATCTTGTGGAGAGAATGGTCAAATGGTTGAAGGTTGGTGGATTTATCTTCTTCAGAGAGTCATGCTTCCATCAATCTGGAGACCATAAGCGGAAGAACAATCCTACTCACTATCGGGAGCCAAGATATTACACAAAG GTTTTCAAAGAGTGTCATTTCCGTGATGATTCTGGGAGTTCTTTTGAACTGTCTCTCATAAGCTGCAAATGCATTGGAGCGTATGTTAGAAACAAAAAGAACCAGAACCAG ATTTGCTGGTCATGGAAGAAAGTTGATTCTGAGAATGATAGGGGGTTCCAGCAGTTTCTGGACAATGTTCAGTACAAATGCAGTGGAATACTTCGCTATGAACGGGTATTTGGCCAGGGTTTTATTAGCACAGGCGGAGTTG AGACAACAAAAGAGTTTGTTGCAAAACTTGATCTTAAGCCCGGTCAGAAAGTCCTCGATGTGGGATGTGGAATTGGTGGAGGAGATTTCTATATGGCTGAGAACTTTGATGTTCATGTCATAGGCCTTGATCTTTCGGTCAATATGATTTCCTTTGCTCTTGAAAGGGCAATTGGACTGAAGTGTGCAGTTGAGTTTGAAGTTGCTGATTGCACCAAGAAGACCTATCCAGATAATACATTTGATGTGATTTACAGCAGAGACACCATTCTTCACATTcag gACAAACCTGcattattcaaatcattttaCAAATGGCTAAAGCCAGGAGGAAAGGTTCTTATCAGTGACTACTGCAAGAGCCAAGGAAAACCTTCCACAGAATTTGCAGATTACATAAAGCAAAGGGGATATGATCTTCATGATGTTGAAACATATGGCCAG ATGCTTAAAGATGCTGGCTTTGAGGATGTGATTGCAGAAGACAGGACTGATCAG ttCCTGAAGGTGTTGCAGAAGGAATTAGATGAGGttgagaaagaaaaagatgCATTCATTCAGGACTTCTCTGAG GATGACTACAAAGATATAGTTGGGGGTTGGAATTCCAAGCTGGTGAGGAGCTCTAAGGGTGAGCAGAAATGGGGATTGTTCATTGCCCTCAAGAAGTAA